The region CTGGGCATTCGCCCGCGGATCTTCATCATGGCGCCTCCACCACAACGAGGCTTCCCGGATGCGAATTTCCTCTCTGATCGGATTTGCGACGCTCGGCATCGCCGGGCTCGGCGGCATCGACGCGCAGGCGTCGAAACCGGCCCCCCACCCCACCATCCGCGCCATGGCCGGGGCCACGCCGGTGTCGGCACTGCAGGCCGGCAAGACCGCCCTGCTCGTCATCGATTTCCAGAACGAGTACTTCCCCGGCGGACGCATGCCGATCGCCGATGCCGATTCGNNNNNCACACACTTAATTAATTAAGTGTGTGNNNNNCCCATGTCCGGCGTAGAAAAGCACGAAGGTGTCCTCGGGCTTCAAGGACTCCTGCATGATCGCCAAGTGCTCGACGATGCGCTGCCGGGTGGCGTTCTCATCCAGCAAAATCGTCACGACGTAGCCCTGTCGCGCGAGGCTGTCAGCCAGGGCTAGTGCGTCATCGGCTGCATAGTTGAGCTTTGCCACGTCCTGTTCGGCGTAATCATCGATTCCCACGAGCAAGGCATACCGCTGCGATGCGGGTTGGGCGCCGACGCCTTCCGCGAACGCGCATGCGGCCACCAGGAAGAACGTCGCGCCGATCAATCTGTTCATTGCGGGCCTCCGGATTGCAAGGCAGTGCGCAACAGGTTGGACAGATCCTGCGCCAGCAATGCCGCGCGTACTTCACCAGCACGCCGATCCGGGTCGTTTCCAGCGACGAACTCGTCCAGCGCCACCTGCACCTCTTCGCTGTTGGTGTAATGGAACATCACCTCCGTCTCGAAGCGNNNNNCACACACTTAATTAATTAAGTGTGTGNNNNNGGTTTGCGGGTGATGATCGAGACCGCGCCGGCGGCGGTGTTGCGGCCGAACAGGGTGCCCTGCGGGCCCTTCAGCACTTCGATACGCTCGACGTCGGTGAACGGCAACAACA is a window of Lysobacter antibioticus DNA encoding:
- a CDS encoding caspase family protein, which translates into the protein MNRLIGATFFLVAACAFAEGVGAQPASQRYALLVGIDDYAEQDVAKLNYAADDALALADSLARQGYVVTILLDENATRQRIVEHLAIMQESLKPEDTFVLFYAGHGXXTHLIN